The DNA sequence TGCCGGCAAATCCTTGCCCAGCGTCCAAGCCGGCTGGTCCTTTACGAAATGTCGGAATTTGCCCTCTACGCTATCAACCGCGAACTGGAAGGTTTTGCGGCCGAAAACTCCATGGATATCCCCGTCGAACCCGTACTCGGCTCGGTACAGGACAAGAGCCGTCTGAAATTGGTCATGAACAACTTCCAGGTAGACACCATCTACCACGCTGCCGCCTACAAACATGTCCCCCTGGTGGAACACAACCTCATCGAAGGCATCCGCAACAACGCCTTTGGCACTCGCCAGGCTGCCGAGGTCGCCGTGGAATGCGGTGTCTCCACCTTCGTACTGATCTCCACCGACAAGGCAGTAAGGCCGACCAACGTCATGGGCGCCAGCAAGCGCTTGGCCGAGCTTATTCTGCAGGCCCAGCAGGAGCGGGTGGCCACAATGGGCTCGAGGGTAAAGACGCGCTTCTGCATGGTGCGCTTCGGCAATGTGCTGGGCTCATCCGGCTCGGTGGTACCGCTGTTTCGGGAACAGATCCACAACGGGGGGCCGGTGACCGTCACTCACCCCGATATCACCCGCTACTTCATGACCATCCGGGAGGCGGCACAACTGGTACTGCAAGCCAGTTCAATGGCCAAGGGGGGGGAAGTGTTCGTGCTGGACATGGGCGAACCGGTGCGCATCGACAATCTTGCCCAAAAGATGATTCGGCTCTCCGGTCTCGAGGTACGGGATGCCGCCCATCCTAACGGCGATATCGCCATCGAATACACCGGCCTGCGCCCGGGCGAAAAGCTCTACGAAGAATTGCTGATCGATGAAAACCCGGTGGGGACCGATCACCCGCTGATCTGGCGTGCGGTGGAAAACTACACCCACAGGAAACCACTTACCACGATACTGGATCGGCTAGAACTTGCCATCTCGGACAACGACTGCGAAAAAACCCGACAAATCCTTGAGCAGCTGGTCAATGAATATGCGCCCAGCGGCGATATCGTTGACAAACTCTGGTGCGCTACACCCCGAGTCGAAGCATCCCCAAAGGTGACCGCGTTACACTGACCGCACTAAATACTGTTCCAAACGGGTGTGTATTTATGTAGGAGATTCTATGTCACGGCGCAAGCCTCGATGTGAGGTTTGGGCTGATAGGTGGTTTGGTTCTTAAGGAGCGAGAAGGCGATTCTTGCGATTTTCCTTGCGAGGATGATGAACGCCTGCGTTGGGGATAGACCGCGGTCCAAGTGGCGCTGATAGAAGCCGCGCCAAGTGGCGCTTCGGCTCGCGGTCATAGCGGCTAGGTAGAGAAGTCGGCGCAGCTCCGGGTCGCCTTGCTTGGTCAGTTTCCGTTGCCCCCGGGTCTTGCCGGAGTCCCGGACCCGCACATCAAGCCCCAGGAACGCGACGAAGGCGTCGTTGCTGCGGAAGTGACCTCGCTGGAAGGCCATGGTTAGCGCGGCGGCGCTCAGTGGTCCCACCCCCTCAATGCCTTGGCAGCGCTCCATATCCGCCTGCCATTGGTGGTGGCGAATACATTCTCGAATCCGGCGCAGGATGGCGCTGTCGAGCATCTTGAACTGTTTGGTGAGCCCTTGGGCTTCTCGCTTGAGCTCAGGTACCTCCCGCAGGCTCTGCTCCAGAGCTGATTTGGCCCGGACGAGCACGGCGCGGCGTCTGAGTAGCTGCTGGAGGGTGCGATAGCCCTTCGAGGGCGGTGTCCAGGGCCTTAGGTCAGCCCGTTCCCGGTCCAGGTACCGCCATAGCAGGCGGGCATCGGAACTGTCGGTCTTCGCGCGGCCGCCGATGCTCTGGCGATAGCGGTTCAGGCGAAAGCCATCGACCACGTACACCGTATGGCCAAGGCGGTGCGCTTGGTCCACAAGTTCCATGTGGTAGGTATTGGTGGCCTCGACGGCCAGGCAGGCCGGAGCCTGCAACTGTTTTAGCCACCCGGCTATCGACCCCGGGTCATTCTCCAGAAGGATTACCGGAGCTTCAGGA is a window from the Thiohalomonas denitrificans genome containing:
- a CDS encoding polysaccharide biosynthesis protein; amino-acid sequence: MNIITKVLSLPRPAKRGLMILSDFTGIPIALWLAFSARYGTLTPPVGEYTWLFIAVPLITLPVFIWLGLYRAIVRFMGMKAAITVLQGITLSSLLLGALVLLSGIVGVPRSVPLIYWALALIYVSGTRFAVRAYLFSRFSRNPARDPVAIYGAGTAGAQLAQMLEHSSDYEPIAFIDDNPVLTGSFVNSIEVLGPENIRELAEEMGLTDVLLAMPRLTRTRRVEILENLEPYRVHVRTIPGLDDLVSGAASLDEIREIDIEDLLGRDPIAPDPKLLTACITGKTVMVSGAGGSIGSELCRQILAQRPSRLVLYEMSEFALYAINRELEGFAAENSMDIPVEPVLGSVQDKSRLKLVMNNFQVDTIYHAAAYKHVPLVEHNLIEGIRNNAFGTRQAAEVAVECGVSTFVLISTDKAVRPTNVMGASKRLAELILQAQQERVATMGSRVKTRFCMVRFGNVLGSSGSVVPLFREQIHNGGPVTVTHPDITRYFMTIREAAQLVLQASSMAKGGEVFVLDMGEPVRIDNLAQKMIRLSGLEVRDAAHPNGDIAIEYTGLRPGEKLYEELLIDENPVGTDHPLIWRAVENYTHRKPLTTILDRLELAISDNDCEKTRQILEQLVNEYAPSGDIVDKLWCATPRVEASPKVTALH
- a CDS encoding IS110 family RNA-guided transposase, with amino-acid sequence MAMPVRPYLVGVDVSKAELAICEHPEAPVILLENDPGSIAGWLKQLQAPACLAVEATNTYHMELVDQAHRLGHTVYVVDGFRLNRYRQSIGGRAKTDSSDARLLWRYLDRERADLRPWTPPSKGYRTLQQLLRRRAVLVRAKSALEQSLREVPELKREAQGLTKQFKMLDSAILRRIRECIRHHQWQADMERCQGIEGVGPLSAAALTMAFQRGHFRSNDAFVAFLGLDVRVRDSGKTRGQRKLTKQGDPELRRLLYLAAMTASRSATWRGFYQRHLDRGLSPTQAFIILARKIARIAFSLLKNQTTYQPKPHIEACAVT